In one window of Porites lutea chromosome 8, jaPorLute2.1, whole genome shotgun sequence DNA:
- the LOC140946537 gene encoding octopamine receptor beta-2R-like, which yields MVLPQFVVALLVLVEVIGLPGNLVVIVTVALESRFHVMRYILLASLAVSDLLSLILVNSFRVASIANKRWLYGETMCYLNPCLLRYFYFNTVFHLLAVSYERYQAIVQSPLTHDGTINKSRVAIIALVWIMPIPFSITPFLGWGKFVYNPQVFYCEQGFVQSASPRGNAVIFAILFFFAPFLVITLLNWSVYRVTRRQILAVSVQIGNLDGAEDNSRKNVTRRESDRKAAKDVIIIIAAFLLCFLPTWISGFFRSFVQEVRVPAEVTLITSSIFFVNSLCNPIIYSTRKREFRKAVYTLLTRTGVCGNANVVPNIQRNVIEMNSSNTVNREGPTESSAAVLAT from the coding sequence ATGGTTTTACCTCAATTTGTGGTAGCGCTTCTAGTACTGGTCGAAGTGATCGGTCTTCCAGGTAATTTAGTGGTCATAGTGACGGTTGCCCTGGAATCAAGATTTCATGTGATGCGGTACATCTTACTGGCCAGCCTCGCAGTTTCAGATTTGCTATCGTTGATCCTTGTAAACTCGTTCCGCGTTGCAAGTATCGCAAACAAAAGGTGGCTATATGGGGAGACAATGTGCTATCTTAACCCATGCCTTTTACGATACTTTTACTTCAACACGGTGTTTCATTTACTGGCAGTGTCTTATGAGCGATACCAAGCCATAGTACAGTCACCTTTGACTCACGATGGCACCATCAACAAGTCCAGAGTAGCGATCATAGCTCTCGTCTGGATAATGCCGATTCCATTTTCGATCACTCCGTTCCTTGGATGGGGCAAGTTCGTATACAACCCGCAAGTGTTTTACTGTGAACAGGGATTCGTGCAAAGTGCTTCTCCCAGAGGAAATGCGGTAATATTCGCCATCCTATTCTTTTTTGCACCATTTCTTGTCATTACCCTTTTGAACTGGTCGGTCTACAGGGTGACAAGAAGACAGATTCTCGCTGTATCAGTTCAAATTGGAAACCTCGATGGTGCCGAAGATAACAGCCGCAAAAACGTGACGAGGCGAGAAAGCGATCGTAAGGCAGCTAAGgatgtcatcattatcatcgccGCGTTTTTATTGTGCTTTCTTCCAACATGGATCTCGGGCTTTTTTCGAAGTTTCGTCCAGGAAGTCCGTGTTCCTGCTGAGGTGACATTAATCACGAGCTCCATCTTCTTCGTAAACTCGCTCTGTAACCCAATCATCTATTCCACCCGAAAGAGGGAATTCCGTAAGGCAGTTTATACTTTGTTGACACGAACTGGAGTCTGTGGAAACGCTAACGTCGTTCCCAACATACAAAGAAACGTGATTGAGATGAACAGTTCTAACACTGTAAACAGAGAAGGTCCCACTGAATCATCGGCAGCAGTACTCGCCACCTGA